The Mytilus edulis chromosome 12, xbMytEdul2.2, whole genome shotgun sequence genome contains a region encoding:
- the LOC139498840 gene encoding uncharacterized protein, with protein MDSNTWTKGGKYTPKIYSEADRYIYIMIIHNVSLSDLDTYICEFDFDQTTLSFKMEEYFPFIYFPGNNDTVYNISETEMNVLIERKCPWTYCIALYNDEDITKSMIKVDNPEATTLYNSTQLQMDLRECNGNLYKSCILGLMSFNLTKQIQQCTDGMESSAPKQEPTGMKTVIIAIMIISMIVAVIIVTVIIVCLCNRSKKIECLGCGGYLSVRRND; from the exons ATGGACAGTAACACCTGGACAAAAGGGGGAAAATATACACCAAAAATTTACAGTGAGGCGGacagatatatttatattatgataatacataatgtGAGCTTATCGGATTTAGATACATACATCTGTGAGTTTGACTTTGACCAAACTACCCTATCATTCAAAATGGAAGAATATTTTCCATTTATAT ATTTTCCAGGCAACAATGATACAGTATACAACATTTCTGAGACAGAGATGAATGTTTTGATTGAGAGAAAATGCCCGTGGACTTACTGCATAGCATTATATAAT GATGAAGACATAACAAAATCGATGATAAAGGTGGATAATCCTGAAGCAACAACATTATATAACTCAACCCAACTGCAAATGGATTTGAGGGAGTGTAATGGCAACTTATATAAATCATGCATTCTTGGTTTAATGAGTTTCAATTTGACCAAACAAATTCAACAATGCACCGATG GAATGGAATCATCCGCACCCAAACAGGAACCTACTGGTATGAAGACTGTTATCATTGCAATCATGATAATATCAATGATTGTAGCAGTCATAATTGTTACAGTAATTATTGTCTGTTTGT